A single Brassica rapa cultivar Chiifu-401-42 chromosome A04, CAAS_Brap_v3.01, whole genome shotgun sequence DNA region contains:
- the LOC103863189 gene encoding ABC transporter G family member 19 — translation MMNLPMSARKITMPCVMEEPPYILPDGSPTLVELLKDCDSFRKEGSNSVTKSDDTSHHIIDIDALHVPPAVPFVLAFNNLEYSVTLRQRFGFSSTSVKTLLDDVSGEACDGDILAVLGASGAGKSTLIDALAGRVAKESLRGSVTLNGDNVLQSSLLKVISAYVMQDDLLFPMLTVKETLMFASEFRLPRSLSKSKKMERVEALIDQLGLRNAADTRIGDEGHRGVSGGERRRVSIGMDIIHDPIVLFLDEPTSGLDSTNAFMVVQVLKRIAQSGSIVIMSIHQPSARILDLLDRLIILSRGKSVFNGSPANLPSFFSDFGHPIPERENITEFALDLVRELEREPNEGTRELVEFNEKWQKTIFARDTTQTGSDQSLSLKEAIDASVSRGKLVSGSSGSNLLSMETVSSYANPSLFETFILAKRYMKNWIRMPELVGTRIATVMVTGFLLATVYWKLDNTPRGAQERLTFFAFVVPTMFYCCLDNVPVFIQERYIFLRETAHNAYRTSSYVISHSLVTMPQLIAPSIVFASITFWTVGLNGGLQGFFFYVLIIYASFWSGASVVTFISGVLPNIMLSYMVAISYLAYCLLLSGFYVNRDRIPIYWMWFHYISLLKFPYEAVLINEFDDPSRCFVKGVQVFDGTLIGGVSDSGKVKLLRTLGMSLRKRITESTCLRTGSDLLAQQSITQLSKWDCLWITFACGLFFRILFYFALLFGRKNKRT, via the exons ATGATGAACTTGCCAATGAGTGCTAGAAAAATTACCATGCCATGTGTTATGGAGGAACCACCGTACATCCTCCCCGACGGATCACCTACGCTCGTCGAGTTACTGAAAGACTGCGACAGTTTCCGGAAGGAAGGTTCCAACTCCGTCACCAAAAGCGATGATACTTCCCATCACATAATAGATATCGATGCTTTACACGTACCACCAGCTGTACCGTTCGTCTTAGCCTTCAACAACCTCGAATACAGTGTCACTCTTCGCCAACGGTTTGGTTTCTCGTCCACTTCGGTGAAGACTCTACTCGATGATGTTTCCGGTGAGGCATGCGATGGCGATATCCTCGCCGTTCTCGGTGCAAGTGGAGCTGGAAAGTCCACGTTGATCGATGCATTAGCGGGACGTGTTGCAAAGGAGAGTCTTAGAGGGTCCGTCACACTAAACGGAGATAACGTTTTGCAATCCAGTTTGTTGAAAGTGATATCTGCTTACGTCATGCAAGACGATCTCTTGTTTCCCATGCTGACCGTTAAAGAAACACTTATGTTCGCTTCTGAGTTTCGTCTCCCGAGAAGCTTGTCCAAGTCCAAGAAAATGGAACGTGTTGAAGCCCTAATAGACCAACTAGGGCTCAGAAACGCGGCGGATACAAGAATAGGAGATGAAGGACACCGTGGAGTCTCCGGTGGAGAACGGCGGCGCGTGTCAATAG GTATGGACATTATCCACGACCCTATCGTCTTGTTCCTGGACGAACCTACGTCCGGGTTGGATTCCACCAACGCATTTATGGTGGTGCAAGTTCTTAAGAGAATAGCTCAGAGTGGCAGTATCGTAATTATGTCGATACATCAACCAAGTGCTAGAATACTAGATTTGCTTGACCGTCTTATCATCTTATCTCGAGGCAAGAGTGTGTTCAACGGTTCTCCGGCAAATCTTCCTTCTTTCTTCTCCGACTTTGGTCATCCCATCCCGGAGAGAGAGAACATCACTGAGTTCGCACTTGACCTAGTTCGAGAGCTTGAAAGAGAGCCCAACGAAGGAACCAGAGAGCTAGTAGAGTTCAACGAAAAGTGGCAGAAAACGATATTCGCTCGAGACACGACACAAACTGGTTCTGACCAATCCTTGTCCTTAAAAGAAGCAATAGATGCAAGCGTTTCTAGAGGCAAACTAGTCTCCGGCTCATCTGGATCGAACCTCTTGTCCATGGAGACAGTATCTTCATACGCAAACCCGTCACTGTTTGAAACATTCATCTTAGCCAAACGTTACATGAAAAACTGGATTCGGATGCCTGAGCTTGTCGGAACAAGGATAGCTACCGTCATGGTGACTGGTTTTCTCTTAGCCACTGTGTACTGGAAGCTAGACAACACTCCAAGAGGTGCACAAGAGAGGTTAACCTTTTTCGCATTCGTGGTACCCACAATGTTCTATTGCTGTTTAGACAACGTCCCTGTTTTTATCCAAGAACGTTATATCTTCTTAAGAGAGACAGCACACAACGCTTACAGAACATCTTCATACGTCATATCTCATTCTCTAGTGACCATGCCTCAGTTAATAGCCCCGTCCATAGTATTTGCCTCCATCACATTCTGGACCGTTGGTTTGAACGGTGGGTTACAAGGTTTCTTCTTCTATGTCCTCATAATCTACGCTTCGTTTTGGTCGGGAGCATCTGTTGTTACTTTCATATCTGGTGTTCTTCCCAACATCATGTTAAGTTACATGGTCGCAATATCCTACCTCGCATACTGTTTACTCTTGAGTGGGTTCTACGTGAACCGAGATCGTATACCAATCTACTGGATGTGGTTCCATTACATTTCACTGCTCAAGTTTCCCTACGAGGCTGTATTAATCAACGAGTTTGATGACCCGTCTCGTTGCTTTGTTAAGGGAGTTCAAGTGTTTGATGGTACTCTTATCGGAGGAGTGTCTGATTCGGGAAAGGTTAAGCTCCTTCGAACTCTGGGAATGTCTCTAAGGAAGAGGATAACGGAGTCAACATGCTTAAGGACTGGCTCTGACTTACTTGCACAGCAAAGTATTACTCAATTGAGTAAGTGGGATTGCTTGTGGATTACGTTTGCTTGTGGCCTCTTTTTCAGGATCTTGTTTTACTTTGCTTTACTGTTTGGGAGAAAAAATAAGAGGACGTGA
- the LOC103863359 gene encoding LOW QUALITY PROTEIN: ABC transporter G family member 19 (The sequence of the model RefSeq protein was modified relative to this genomic sequence to represent the inferred CDS: deleted 2 bases in 1 codon), with translation MMNLSLSARKTAMPCLLEETQYIFPAGSPTLVELLKDCDSFRKEDSSSVTRSDDTAHHIIDIDALHVPPAVPFVLAFINLAYSVTLRQRFGSSSTSVKTLLDDVSGEACDGDILAVLGASGAGKSTLIDALAGRVAKESLRGSVTLNGDNVLQSSLLKVISAYVMQDDLLFPMLTVKETLMFASEFRLPRSLSKSKKMERVEALIDQLGLRSAADTRIGDEGHRGVSGGERRRVSIGIDIIHDPIVLFLDEPTSGLDSTNAFMVVQVLKRIAQSGSIVIMSIHQPSARILDLLDRLIILSRGKSVFNGSPANLPSFFSDFGHPIPERENITEFSLDLVRELEREPNEGTRELVDFNDGWQKKKFARDTTQTASQQALSLKEAIDASVSRGKLVSGSSGSMETISSYANPSLFETFILAKRYMKNWIRMPELVGTRIATVMVTGFLLATVYWKLDNTPKGAQERLTLFAFVVPTMFFCCLDNVPVFIQERYIFLRETAHNAYRTSSYVISYSLVTMPQLIAPSIVFASITFWTVGLNGGLQGFFFYVLIIYASFWSGSSVVTFISGVLPNIMLSYMVATSYLAYCLLVLSGFYVNRDRIPVYWMWFHYISLLKFPYEAVLINEFDDPSRCFVKGVQVFDGTLIGGVSDSGKVKLLQTLGMSLRKRITESTCLRTGSDLLVQQGVTQLSKWDCLWITFACGLFFRILFYFTLLFGSKNKRT, from the exons ATGATGAATTTGTCACTAAGTGCTAGAAAAACTGCGATGCCATGTCTTTTAGAGGAAACACAATACATCTTCCCCGCCGGATCACCTACGCTCGTCGAGTTATTGAAAGACTGCGACAGTTTCCGGAAAGAAGATTCCAGCTCCGTCACCAGAAGCGACGACACGGCTCATCACATAATAGATATCGATGCTTTACACGTACCACCAGCTGTACCGTTTGTCTTAGCCTTCATCAACCTCGCATACAGTGTCACTCTTCGCCAACGGTTTGGTTCCTCGTCCACTTCGGTGAAGACTCTACTCGATGACGTTTCCGGGGAGGCTTGCGATGGCGATATCCTCGCCGTTCTCGGTGCAAGCGGAGCTGGAAAGTCCACGTTGATCGATGCATTAGCGGGACGTGTTGCAAAGGAGAGTCTAAGAGGCTCCGTGACACTAAACGGAGATAACGTTTTGCAATCTAGTTTGTTGAAAGTGATATCTGCTTACGTCATGCAAGACGATCTCTTGTTTCCCATGCTGACCGTTAAAGAAACACTTATGTTTGCTTCTGAGTTTCGCCTCCCGAGAAGCTTGTCCAAATCCAAAAAAATGGAGCGTGTTGAAGCCTTAATAGACCAACTAGGGCTCAGAAGTGCGGCGGATACAAGAATAGGAGATGAAGGACACCGTGGAGTCTCCGGTGGAGAGCGGCGGCGCGTGTCAATCGGTATCGACATTATCCATGACCCTATCGTCTTGTTCCTCGACGAGCCTACATCAGGGTTGGATTCCACCAACGCATTTATGGTGGTACAAGTTCTTAAAAGAATAGCTCAGAGTGGCAGTATCGTAATTATGTCGATACATCAACCAAGTGCTAGAATACTAGATTTGCTTGACCGTCTTATCATCTTATCTCGAGGCAAGAGTGTGTTCAACGGTTCTCCGGCAAATCTTCCTTCTTTCTTCTCCGACTTTGGTCATCCCATCCCGGAGAGAGAGAACATCACCGAGTTCTCACTTGACCTAGTTCGAGAGCTTGAAAGAGAGCCCAACGAAGGAACCAGAGAGCTAGTAGATTTCAACGATGGATGGCAGAAAAAGAAATTTGCTCGAGACACGACACAAACTGCATCTCAACAAGCCTTGTCCTTAAAAGAAGCCATCGATGCAAGTGTCTCTAGAGGTAAACTAGTCTCAGGCTCGTCCGGTTCCATGGAAACAATATCTTCATACGCAAACCCGTCACTGTTTGAAACATTCATCTTAGCCAAACGTTACATGAAAAACTGGATTCGAATGCCTGAGCTTGTCGGAACAAGGATTGCTACCGTCATGGTGACCGGTTTTCTATTAGCCACGGTCTATTGGAAGCTAGACAACACTCCAAAAGGTGCACAAGAGAGGTTAACCTTATTTGCATTCGTGGTACCTACAATGTTCTTTTGCTGTTTAGACAACGTCCCTGTTTTTATCCAAGAACGTTACATCTTCTTAAGAGAGACAGCACACAACGCTTACagaac ATCTTCATACGTCATATCTTATTCTCTAGTGACCATGCCTCAGTTAATAGCCCCGTCCATAGTATTTGCCTCCATCACATTCTGGACCGTTGGTTTGAACGGTGGGTTACAAGGTTTCTTCTTCTATGTCCTCATAATCTACGCTTCGTTTTGGTCGGGATCATCTGTTGTTACTTTCATATCTGGTGTTCTTCCCAACATCATGTTAAGTTACATGGTCGCAACATCCTATCTCGCATACTGTTTACTG GTGTTGAGTGGCTTCTACGTGAACAGAGATCGTATACCGGTCTACTGGATGTGGTTTCATTACATTTCACTGCTTAAGTTTCCCTACGAGGCTGTCTTAATCAACGAGTTTGATGACCCTTCTCGTTGCTTTGTAAAGGGAGTTCAAGTATTCGACGGTACTCTTATCGGAGGAGTGTCTGATTCGGGAAAGGTTAAGCTCCTACAAACTCTGGGAATGTCGCTAAGGAAGAG GATAACGGAGTCAACATGTTTAAGGACAGGGTCTGACTTACTTGTACAGCAAGGTGTTACTCAACTGAGTAAGTGGGATTGCTTGTGGATTACGTTTGCATGTGGCCTCTTTTTCAGGATCTTGTTTTACTTTACTTTGCTGTTTGGGAGCAAAAACAAGAGGACGTGA